The sequence TTAGAAAAATAAGGTATTAATATTGAAACCATAACAGACACTTATTATTGTTTTAAATGTCAGTATTGGGTGACCAATAATACGTATTTCATATTGCACAAACTGAGATTTGAAGCTCAATTCACGTTATCGGCAGAGCGTCTCGAAAATCGAGAGTTGAGCGTTGTTTTTATTGTGATTTGGTGACCCATAACGCATACTCAACAAAAATTATCGTCAAAGATGGAGTGCCGCAATGGTGGAAGAAACAATATTTAGCAAAATTATTCGAAAAGAGATTCCAGCTGATATCGTCTACCAAGATGATTTGGTGACCGCATTTAGAGATATAAGCCCACGAGCCCCAAGTCACATTCTAATTATTCCAAATAAACTGATCCCTACGGTGAATGACGTAGAACAAGAAGATGAGTTAATGTTAGGCCGAATGTTTACTGCCGCCAGAAAGATAGCGAAAGATGAAGGGATTGATGAAGACGGCTATCGTCTGATCATGAACTGTAACGCGCACGGTGGGCAAGAGGTCTACCATATTCATATGCACCTTCTTGGAGGTCGCCCTCTGGGTCCTCTGTTGCTGGGTTAATTTGGAATTGATTTCTTAGTAAGCTTATGTTGAATAAAACGTGCCGATTGCTAGTCATTACTGCGGTCTCAGCTGTAATGACGGCTTGTTCTACCTTTTCTGCTGGCAACCTGTTTAGCCACTACAGCGCTCAAAATCGTACTGTTTATACCGCTGTAGAAACAGGGCAGTATGATAAAGCAGTAGACCTGTTACCTGACTATATTGCGGGTGATATATTAGACAATATGGAAAAGGGAAGAGTAAATCTACTCAATGAAACCTACCCAGAGAGCAAAGCTTTTTTTGAAAGTAGTGAAACAGCTGTGCGTGTGCAACAAGACCAAGCAGTTGTGTCTATTAGTGAAAGTGCTTCTAGTATTGGGGCATTGGCCGTTAATGATAACTTAACAAG is a genomic window of Vibrio algarum containing:
- the hinT gene encoding purine nucleoside phosphoramidase: MVEETIFSKIIRKEIPADIVYQDDLVTAFRDISPRAPSHILIIPNKLIPTVNDVEQEDELMLGRMFTAARKIAKDEGIDEDGYRLIMNCNAHGGQEVYHIHMHLLGGRPLGPLLLG